A window of the Dyadobacter pollutisoli genome harbors these coding sequences:
- a CDS encoding UDP-glucose dehydrogenase family protein, whose protein sequence is MKIAVVGTGYVGLVTGTCFAETGNQVTCVDIDVRKIERLQKGEIPIYEPGLDVLFDRNVAEGRLVFTTNLAEGIKDAQVIFLALPTPPGEDGSADLKYILKVADDLGYILDQYAVIIDKSTVPVGTAEKVHAAIVKNAKVDFDVVSNPEFLREGVAVEDFMKPDRVVVGTSSEKAKKVMEKLYAPLVRQGNPVIFMDERSAEMTKYAANSFLAMKITFMNEIANLCEKVGANVDDIRRGIGTDSRIGKRFLFAGIGYGGSCFPKDVQALAKTSRDYNYDFRILQSVMDVNDDQKKKLLPMVETYFEGSLKGKTIAVWGLAFKPYTDDIREAPALENINFLLEAGAKVTVYDPEAMNNVKGILGDKVTFCHTPYAALDDADALMIFTEWPQFRTPEFEKMGKLLKNKVIFDGRNLYELEQMKEMGYTYYSIGREKVIPA, encoded by the coding sequence ATGAAAATCGCAGTTGTAGGAACAGGTTATGTTGGATTAGTGACTGGTACTTGCTTTGCCGAAACCGGCAATCAGGTTACTTGTGTTGACATTGATGTCAGAAAAATAGAACGTCTTCAAAAGGGTGAGATACCTATCTACGAACCCGGGCTTGATGTGCTTTTTGACCGTAACGTGGCGGAAGGTCGTCTGGTATTTACTACGAATCTTGCCGAAGGTATTAAAGATGCACAGGTGATTTTCCTTGCATTGCCAACGCCTCCCGGTGAAGACGGATCAGCGGATTTGAAGTACATCCTTAAAGTAGCCGATGATCTTGGATACATATTGGATCAATACGCGGTGATTATCGATAAAAGTACAGTGCCAGTGGGTACTGCTGAAAAAGTACACGCAGCGATCGTGAAAAATGCAAAAGTGGATTTTGACGTGGTTTCTAACCCTGAATTTTTGAGGGAAGGTGTTGCCGTCGAAGATTTCATGAAGCCTGACCGCGTTGTGGTGGGGACCTCTTCTGAAAAAGCTAAGAAGGTAATGGAGAAATTGTATGCGCCATTGGTGAGACAGGGTAACCCTGTCATATTCATGGATGAGCGCTCCGCAGAAATGACCAAGTATGCGGCGAACTCTTTTCTGGCGATGAAAATCACGTTCATGAACGAAATTGCCAACCTTTGCGAAAAAGTAGGTGCCAATGTGGACGATATCCGTCGTGGTATCGGAACGGACAGTCGCATTGGTAAAAGGTTCCTTTTTGCAGGTATCGGATACGGTGGAAGCTGTTTCCCAAAAGACGTACAGGCTTTGGCTAAAACCTCCAGAGACTACAACTACGACTTCCGCATTCTCCAATCAGTAATGGATGTCAATGATGATCAGAAGAAAAAACTGCTTCCGATGGTTGAAACTTACTTCGAAGGTAGCCTGAAAGGAAAAACGATCGCTGTGTGGGGTCTTGCATTCAAACCTTATACGGATGATATCCGTGAAGCTCCCGCCCTTGAAAATATCAATTTCTTGCTCGAAGCAGGTGCAAAAGTGACGGTATACGATCCCGAAGCAATGAACAATGTAAAGGGTATATTAGGAGATAAAGTTACTTTCTGCCATACGCCTTACGCAGCTTTGGATGATGCTGACGCCCTGATGATCTTCACTGAATGGCCTCAGTTCCGTACTCCTGAGTTTGAGAAAATGGGTAAGTTGCTCAAAAATAAAGTAATTTTTGACGGAAGAAACCTGTATGAACTAGAACAAATGAAGGAAATGGGCTATACCTATTACAGTATTGGTAGGGAAAAAGTGATTCCAGCCTGA
- a CDS encoding acyl-CoA dehydrogenase family protein → MDIAKSDLTQSQREETCHLIKETVRDFAAHYIRPNIREWDEKQHFPKEVFHKLGDLGLMGMLVQERFGGSGLGYKEYVTAIIELSKVDPSVGLSMAAHNSLCTNHICMFGNEDQKQTYLPGLASGQMVGAWGLTEPNTGSDAGNMRTVAVRDGDDWVINGSKNFITNGKSGDVTVLITRTGEPGDKHGATAFIIEQGTPGYTSGRKEDKLGMRASETVELLFQDCRIPDRQRLGEVGDGFIQSLKVLDGGRISIAALGVGTALGAYEAALTYSKERKQFGKAICDFQAIAFKLADMYTDVQASTLLTFHAAALKDAGEKVTLASSVAKYHSSETAVRVANEAVQIFGGYGFVKDYPVEKFYRDSKLCTIGEGTSEIQKVVISKEILKE, encoded by the coding sequence ATGGACATAGCAAAATCAGATTTAACTCAGAGCCAGCGGGAGGAAACCTGCCATCTGATCAAAGAAACGGTGAGGGATTTTGCAGCACACTATATTAGACCCAATATCAGGGAGTGGGACGAAAAACAGCACTTTCCCAAGGAAGTCTTTCACAAGCTTGGTGATCTTGGGTTAATGGGAATGCTTGTACAGGAACGTTTCGGAGGCTCAGGACTTGGTTATAAAGAGTATGTTACTGCCATTATTGAACTCTCAAAAGTGGACCCGTCAGTTGGACTTTCCATGGCTGCGCACAACTCGTTATGTACCAATCACATTTGTATGTTTGGCAATGAAGACCAGAAGCAAACCTATTTACCGGGCTTGGCGTCCGGCCAGATGGTGGGGGCGTGGGGATTGACCGAACCCAATACCGGCTCCGATGCTGGCAATATGCGTACAGTTGCGGTGAGAGACGGGGACGACTGGGTCATTAATGGATCCAAAAATTTCATTACCAATGGAAAAAGCGGCGATGTAACCGTCCTGATCACCAGAACCGGCGAGCCGGGAGATAAACACGGTGCTACTGCATTTATAATAGAGCAGGGAACACCCGGATATACCAGCGGGAGAAAAGAAGATAAACTGGGCATGCGTGCGTCTGAAACCGTTGAACTGTTATTTCAGGATTGCCGAATTCCGGACCGCCAGCGACTTGGAGAAGTAGGCGATGGCTTTATACAATCATTAAAGGTGCTGGATGGAGGAAGAATATCCATCGCTGCCCTTGGAGTAGGCACGGCGCTTGGCGCCTATGAAGCCGCATTGACCTATTCCAAAGAAAGGAAGCAATTTGGCAAAGCGATCTGTGATTTTCAGGCGATCGCGTTCAAACTTGCCGATATGTATACGGATGTACAAGCCTCAACATTACTTACATTTCATGCCGCTGCTTTGAAGGATGCAGGCGAAAAAGTGACCCTGGCGAGCTCTGTGGCCAAATATCACTCATCCGAAACAGCAGTGCGCGTGGCCAACGAAGCCGTTCAGATATTCGGCGGATACGGTTTTGTGAAAGACTATCCGGTGGAGAAATTCTACCGCGACAGCAAGCTTTGTACCATAGGCGAAGGTACCAGCGAGATCCAAAAAGTGGTTATTTCAAAAGAAATATTGAAAGAATAA
- a CDS encoding SPFH domain-containing protein translates to MTTPLLVLLVLVVLTILMTVKVVPQQTAYILERLGKFYAVLQPGINFIIPFFDRIAYKYTLKETAIDIPEQICITRDNVQVRMDGVIFIQVIDPKKAAYGIADYTFAVIQLAQTTMRSEIGKLDLDKTFEERMTINRAVVESIDEAAIGWGVKVLRYEIKNITPPQSVLNAMEKQMQAERERRAVILQSDGEKQAAINVAEGQKQKVVLESEGLRLRQINEAEGEAAALRSVAEATAESIKLVAQAIQLDGGAQAVQLKVAENYVEQFGKLAKAGNTLILPANLADMGSLIATALTVVKSEPKK, encoded by the coding sequence ATGACGACTCCTCTTTTGGTACTGCTAGTGCTTGTTGTTCTTACTATCCTGATGACCGTAAAGGTCGTTCCCCAGCAAACTGCGTATATCCTGGAACGACTCGGTAAGTTTTATGCCGTACTGCAACCGGGTATCAACTTTATCATTCCTTTTTTTGACAGGATCGCTTACAAATACACACTCAAAGAAACTGCCATCGATATTCCTGAACAGATATGTATCACCCGCGACAATGTGCAGGTACGTATGGATGGCGTGATTTTTATCCAGGTTATTGATCCAAAAAAAGCTGCTTATGGAATTGCAGACTACACTTTTGCCGTAATACAGCTGGCACAAACTACCATGCGTAGCGAAATCGGAAAACTGGATCTTGACAAAACGTTTGAAGAACGTATGACCATTAACCGTGCGGTGGTAGAATCCATTGATGAGGCGGCTATTGGTTGGGGCGTTAAAGTATTACGGTACGAGATTAAAAACATTACCCCGCCTCAGAGCGTGCTCAATGCTATGGAAAAACAAATGCAGGCTGAGCGGGAACGCCGGGCGGTAATTCTGCAATCAGATGGTGAAAAACAGGCTGCAATCAACGTGGCAGAAGGACAAAAACAAAAAGTGGTACTGGAATCGGAGGGTTTGAGATTGAGACAAATTAATGAAGCCGAAGGCGAAGCCGCCGCATTACGGTCTGTTGCCGAGGCAACTGCAGAAAGTATCAAACTGGTTGCCCAGGCAATTCAACTCGATGGTGGAGCGCAGGCAGTTCAATTGAAAGTCGCAGAAAATTATGTAGAACAATTTGGCAAACTAGCCAAGGCAGGAAATACCCTCATATTACCGGCAAACCTGGCCGATATGGGCTCCCTCATCGCCACAGCCTTAACCGTTGTCAAATCAGAACCGAAGAAATAG
- a CDS encoding NfeD family protein encodes MDLSLPQIWLIVGLIMLLAELVSVLLVFVFFATGALLTSLLTAIGLLPTTESQILAFSAISLISLLILRKHARRLLERRSNPEYSEFVGETAMVIKDIPGNGEGKIYYRGAEWKALSSRHTTISAGSKVVIMKTEGITLVVEES; translated from the coding sequence ATGGATTTGTCTTTGCCGCAAATATGGCTCATCGTGGGACTGATCATGCTTTTGGCAGAATTAGTCAGTGTTTTACTGGTTTTTGTATTCTTTGCAACCGGTGCATTACTTACCTCTCTTCTTACAGCAATAGGCCTGCTGCCCACTACCGAAAGTCAGATCCTGGCCTTTTCGGCTATCTCACTTATCTCTTTATTAATACTAAGAAAACACGCCCGCAGACTGTTGGAACGAAGGAGTAATCCCGAGTACAGCGAATTTGTGGGTGAAACAGCCATGGTGATCAAGGATATTCCTGGCAATGGCGAAGGCAAAATTTATTACCGCGGCGCGGAATGGAAAGCGCTGTCTTCCAGACACACCACGATTTCAGCAGGAAGCAAAGTTGTGATTATGAAGACCGAGGGGATTACGCTGGTAGTTGAGGAATCGTAA
- the pafA gene encoding alkaline phosphatase PafA, translated as MRKLPLWTCCLLVSVLSVNAQTKKVTPKSTTLARPKLVVGIVVDQMRYDYLYRYYDQYTEGGFKRMMNEGFNCRNNHYGYALTVTGPGHASVYTGSIPAINGIVGNEWFDRITKQSVYCADDSTVKTVGSNNPTVGKMSPRNMLTSTVTDQLRIATNFRSKTIGIAIKDRGSILPAGHAANAAYWFDSKTGNWVTSTYYMDDLPQWAKDYNAKKMPSEYLKKGWDLLLTADNYTQSSPDDVAWEGKLPGAKKPVFPYELAGLAGDAFGVVTDTPWGNTITKEMAIEAIKGENLGKGKDTDFLAISFSSTDKIGHRVGPNSIEQQDDFLRLDREFADLFNFLDTWVGKGEYTVFLTADHGVVDVPGFAAAHKLPSGLVDRKVLTNSVTNALNEAFGKDKYVIATDNNQLYLGHDLLKKKRITVAEVTSVVREAALKVPGIADIIDLTDMGKAPLNAYQLELYKNNVNAKRSGDIQVLSQPGWFYGTSTGTSHGTPYNYDTQVPFVMFGWGIKKGETLRRTSVSDIAPTISSLLHILPGSGNVGNAVEEALKK; from the coding sequence GTGAGAAAATTACCCCTCTGGACATGTTGTTTGCTAGTTTCAGTTCTTTCAGTGAATGCTCAGACTAAAAAAGTTACCCCCAAATCTACCACATTAGCCCGTCCGAAACTTGTTGTTGGCATTGTAGTAGATCAAATGCGTTATGATTACCTGTACCGTTATTATGATCAGTATACGGAAGGTGGTTTCAAACGTATGATGAATGAAGGTTTCAATTGCCGGAACAATCATTATGGTTATGCATTGACGGTTACAGGTCCGGGACATGCATCTGTTTATACTGGCTCCATTCCTGCTATCAATGGTATCGTAGGCAACGAATGGTTTGATAGAATCACCAAGCAGAGCGTCTATTGCGCAGATGATAGCACGGTAAAAACGGTAGGCAGCAATAATCCAACCGTTGGTAAAATGTCGCCGCGTAACATGCTTACCAGTACGGTTACCGATCAGCTGCGGATTGCTACCAATTTTCGCTCCAAAACCATTGGCATCGCCATTAAAGACAGGGGATCGATCCTGCCCGCAGGACATGCAGCAAACGCAGCCTACTGGTTCGACTCCAAAACAGGGAATTGGGTGACCAGTACTTACTATATGGACGACCTGCCACAATGGGCAAAGGATTACAACGCAAAGAAAATGCCCTCGGAATACCTGAAAAAGGGCTGGGACTTATTGTTAACTGCTGACAACTATACGCAAAGCTCTCCCGACGATGTGGCTTGGGAAGGTAAGTTGCCAGGCGCGAAAAAACCAGTTTTTCCTTACGAACTGGCTGGTTTGGCAGGAGATGCATTCGGTGTGGTGACTGACACGCCATGGGGAAATACGATCACCAAGGAAATGGCTATCGAAGCTATCAAAGGTGAAAATCTGGGAAAGGGTAAGGATACCGATTTTTTAGCGATCAGTTTTTCTTCGACGGATAAAATCGGGCATAGGGTAGGGCCTAACTCCATTGAGCAGCAGGACGACTTTCTGCGCCTGGACCGCGAATTTGCAGATTTGTTTAACTTTTTGGATACCTGGGTTGGCAAAGGTGAATACACCGTTTTCCTCACAGCGGATCATGGCGTTGTGGATGTTCCCGGTTTCGCTGCTGCGCATAAATTGCCTTCCGGACTTGTGGACAGAAAAGTATTGACAAATTCTGTGACCAATGCATTGAATGAGGCATTCGGAAAAGATAAATATGTGATCGCTACTGACAACAACCAGCTTTATCTGGGTCACGATCTATTGAAAAAGAAAAGGATCACAGTGGCAGAGGTTACCAGCGTAGTGCGGGAAGCTGCATTGAAAGTGCCGGGAATTGCAGATATTATCGATCTGACGGACATGGGAAAAGCACCGTTGAATGCGTATCAGCTGGAATTGTACAAGAATAATGTCAATGCTAAAAGAAGCGGTGATATCCAGGTTCTTTCGCAACCAGGCTGGTTCTATGGCACATCGACTGGTACCTCTCACGGAACACCTTATAATTACGATACCCAGGTTCCTTTTGTGATGTTTGGCTGGGGGATTAAGAAAGGAGAAACGCTACGCCGTACTTCGGTTTCGGACATTGCTCCGACGATTTCTTCATTGCTGCATATTTTGCCGGGTAGTGGTAATGTGGGAAATGCTGTGGAAGAGGCTTTGAAGAAGTAG
- the pafA gene encoding alkaline phosphatase PafA yields MKLIPNLVIKFLLAALILSPSIYGQTKPKAASNPSKLARPKLVVGIVVDQMRYDYLYRYYDKYKEGGLKRLMNDGFNCRNNHYHYALTVTAAGHSAVYTGALPAVNGIVGNDWYDRIAGKNVYCTDDSTVATVGSSNVTVGKMSPRNLLASTVTDQLRVATNFRSKTVGVAIKDRASILPAGHAANGAYWFDSKTGNFVTSTYYMQSLPTWVSDYNNKKMPAAFMGKGWNTLLPIDQYTQSTPDDVTWEGKLPADKKPVFPHDITGTAGDAYMPLTTSPWGNTLTKEMAIAAIKGENLGKGSDTDFLAVSFSSPDRIGHAFGPNSVEQEDNYLKLDMDFAELFGFLDGWVGNGNYTVFLTADHGAMDVPAFWKDHKLPAGLMNSTTLTRSVVKSLNDAFGEGEYVSAFENYQIYLNHKLLKEKKISVADAYQVLRNALLPIEGVADVINLTDIGRAPLNTYQLELYKNNINAKRSGDLQLIVQPGWFAASYGTGTDHGTPYNYDTHVPFLLYGWGINKGETLRRTTIADIAPTISALLHILPPSANVGNPVEEALKK; encoded by the coding sequence ATGAAATTGATACCCAACCTGGTCATAAAATTTTTGCTGGCCGCATTGATCCTGAGCCCCTCAATTTATGGTCAGACAAAGCCCAAAGCAGCTTCTAACCCTTCCAAACTGGCCCGACCAAAACTGGTAGTGGGCATTGTAGTAGATCAGATGCGCTATGATTACTTGTACCGCTATTATGATAAGTATAAAGAAGGAGGGCTGAAAAGATTGATGAATGATGGTTTCAACTGCCGTAACAATCACTATCACTATGCATTGACAGTAACTGCGGCCGGACATTCGGCGGTATATACGGGTGCGCTGCCGGCGGTGAATGGAATCGTTGGTAATGACTGGTATGATCGCATTGCTGGTAAAAACGTGTATTGCACCGATGACAGCACTGTGGCCACCGTAGGGAGCAGCAATGTGACTGTGGGCAAAATGTCGCCGCGCAATCTGCTGGCGAGTACTGTAACCGATCAGCTGAGGGTAGCGACCAATTTCAGGTCCAAGACAGTTGGTGTAGCGATTAAGGACCGGGCTTCGATTCTTCCTGCCGGTCATGCCGCTAACGGTGCTTACTGGTTTGACTCCAAAACAGGCAATTTCGTAACGAGTACCTATTATATGCAGTCGCTACCCACCTGGGTAAGTGATTATAACAATAAAAAAATGCCTGCTGCCTTTATGGGCAAAGGCTGGAATACATTACTTCCCATCGATCAGTACACGCAGAGCACGCCCGACGACGTGACCTGGGAAGGCAAGCTGCCCGCTGATAAAAAGCCGGTTTTCCCGCATGACATCACAGGGACCGCCGGAGACGCCTACATGCCGCTCACTACTTCGCCGTGGGGAAATACATTGACCAAAGAAATGGCTATTGCCGCTATCAAAGGTGAAAACCTGGGCAAAGGAAGCGACACCGATTTTCTGGCTGTGAGCTTTTCATCGCCGGATAGGATTGGTCACGCATTTGGCCCGAATTCGGTGGAGCAGGAGGATAATTACCTGAAACTGGATATGGATTTCGCAGAGCTTTTCGGGTTTCTGGATGGCTGGGTAGGGAATGGAAATTATACTGTATTCCTGACTGCCGATCACGGTGCTATGGACGTACCAGCTTTTTGGAAAGACCATAAACTTCCGGCTGGTCTGATGAACTCTACGACACTGACGAGGTCAGTAGTGAAATCGCTGAATGATGCCTTTGGCGAAGGTGAGTATGTTTCCGCTTTTGAAAATTATCAGATTTATTTAAATCACAAATTGCTGAAAGAGAAAAAGATCAGTGTTGCCGACGCTTATCAGGTACTTCGTAATGCATTGCTGCCCATTGAAGGTGTTGCTGATGTGATCAACCTGACAGACATTGGCCGTGCGCCGCTGAACACCTATCAGCTTGAACTTTACAAGAATAATATCAATGCAAAAAGGAGCGGGGATCTGCAGCTGATCGTGCAGCCAGGCTGGTTCGCGGCGTCTTACGGCACAGGTACCGACCATGGTACTCCTTATAATTATGATACCCATGTACCTTTCTTGCTATATGGCTGGGGGATCAATAAAGGTGAAACTTTGCGACGTACTACCATCGCGGACATCGCTCCGACCATATCTGCATTGCTTCACATTCTGCCACCGAGCGCCAATGTGGGTAATCCTGTGGAAGAGGCTTTGAAAAAATAG